Proteins encoded together in one Amblyomma americanum isolate KBUSLIRL-KWMA chromosome 1, ASM5285725v1, whole genome shotgun sequence window:
- the LOC144136123 gene encoding uncharacterized protein LOC144136123 encodes MRQQGLLKWSDFTLTVNTDGSPLFKSNNSSVWPIQVCVNELPQPHRMENSFLAGLWFGRKHPDMMLFVGEFVKAVQAVGEVVWQHGAAAVASKVYIACVCVDAPARASVGNHTQFNGLFGCPWCLACGKLEEGRRLYTSTEPPAEERTSKGVRKNMKLAMLQKTSVNGLKGPSPLWSLKYLDLVSCYTVEYMHCVLLGVTRQFTEYWFDPSRCREKYYIGRPSTVNALNKRLTSIRPPHHVTRLSRTIQERHFWKAHEWRNWLLFYCVPCCLNTLPAQFLRHFALLCEAIFILLQEQLSSAAISYADRLLQRFVCRAAALYGERCMSFNVHQLTHLTQAARNFGPLWAHSAFGFESGNGHIVKLVTAANGVPDQILERAIMSQELHLVLSLNAIPLRSQQLCSEFLHYPNVSKAHYVQGACMFGVPKEVPLLLPAERAALELMLNNIPRVQEYFRFFYRGTVMHSQQYQRGTKSDSSVIESQDGEFFVIKRIFEVVDEGSPSNGEVVLLCRKIVCEDCDLYLPGHIMQCFFSLEFPLVALNLSGVAKPCIFVTFSNEENYVCKIPNLIERD; translated from the exons ATGCGTCAACAGGGACTCCTAAAGTGGAGTGATTTCACATTGACAGTGAACACTGATGGCAGCCCACTCTTCAAGTCCAATAATTCATCAGTCTGGCCTATTCAGGTGTGTGTCAATGAACTACCACAGCCTCATCGCATGGAGAATTCTTTTCTTGCTGGCTTGTGGTTTGGACGGAAACACCCTGACATGATGCTGTTTGTGGGAGAATTTGTGAAGGCAGTGCAGGCTGTTGGTGAGGTTGTCTGGCAACATGGGGCTGCAGCTGTGGCTTCGAAAGTGTAcattgcgtgcgtgtgtgtggatGCCCCTGCAAGAGCATCTGTTGGCAACCACACGCAGTTTAATGGTCTTTTCGGTTGCCCCTGGTGCCTAGCATGTGGGAAACTGGAAGAAG gaCGGCGCCTTTATACCAGCACTGAGCCACCAGCAGAGGAGAGGACATCAAAGGGTGTCCGAAAGAATATGAAGCTTGCCATGCTGCAGAAGACATCGGTCAATGGCCTAAAAGGACCATCACCTTTGTGGTCCTTGAAGTACCTTGACCTTGTGTCGTGCTATACGGTTGAATATATGCACTGTGTGCTGCTTGGTGTGACAAGGCAGTTCACAGAGTACTGGTTTGATCCATCCAGGTGCCGTGAGAAGTACTACATAG GACGGCCAAGTACCGTGAATGCCCTCAACAAACGTCTCACCAGCATTCGACCACCACATCACGTCACCCGTCTGTCTCGCACAATCCAGGAGAGGCACTTCTGGAAAGCACACGAGTGGCGAAACTGGCTGCTTTTTTACTGTGTGCCGTGTTGCCTGAACACCCTCCCTGCTCAATTTTTGAGGCACTTTGCTCTTCTCTGCGAGGCAATTTTTATACTTCTACAAGAGCAACTTTCATCTGCTGCCATCAGTTATGCAG atcgccTCCTGCAACGCTTCGTGTGCCGAGCTGCAGCACTATACGGGGAGCGGTGCATGAGCTTCAATGTGCACCAGCTGACGCATCTAACCCAAGCCGCCCGTAACTTCGGACCCTTGTGGGCCCATTCTGCCTTTGGATTCGAGAGTGGGAACGGCCACATCGTTAAACTGGTGACGGCAGCAAATGGAGTGCCTGATCAAATCTTGGAGCGGGCAATCATGAGTCAGGAACTGCACCTTGTTCTTTCTTTGAACGCAATTCCACTGAGGAGCCAGCAGTTGTGCAGTGAATTTCTTCATTACCCTAACGTGAGTAAGGCTCACTATGTGCAGGGTGCCTGCATGTTTGGAGTGCCGAAGGAAGTGCCTCTGCTTCTGCCAGCAGAAAGGGCTGCTCTGGAGTTAATGCTCAACAACATTCCTCGAGTGCAAGAATATTTCAGATTTTTTTATAGAGGAACTGTGATGCATAGCCAGCAGTACCAAAGGGGCACCAAAAGTGACAGTAGTGTCATTGAGTCTCAAGATGGCGAATTTTTCGTTATTAAGAGAATTTTCGAGGTAGTTGATGAGGGGTCCCCAAGCAATGGTGAAGTTGTTTTGCTCTGCAGGAAAATTGTTTGTGAAGACTGCGATTTGTACTTGCCAGGTCACataatgcagtgttttttttctctagaatTCCCACTGGTTGCGCTGAATCTCAGTGGAGTAGCCAAGCCTTGCATTTTTGTCACATTCAGCAATGAAGAAAATTATGTTTGCAAAATTCCAAACCTCATTGAACGAGACTAG